The DNA segment GACCGCGACGACGTGCTCGCGTTCACCGGCGAGCCGCTGCCCGCGGACCTGTACGTGGTCGGCACACCGGTCGCCGAGCTCGCGCACTCGTCCGACAACCCCCACCGCGACCTGTTCGTGCGGCTGTCCGAAGTGGATCCGAAAGGCCGCTCGCGCAACGTGACCGACGGGTTCCGCAGGCTCACCGGGGAGGACGGCACCGTCCGGCTCGAACTCGACGCGGTCGCCCATCGCTTCCGGGCGGGTTCGCGGTTGCGCCTGCTGGTGGCCGGCGGTTCGCATCCGCGCTTCGCCCGCAACCTGGGAACCGGCGAACCCCCGATCAGCGGCCGCGCGACGGCGCCCGCCACGCACACGGTGCATCACGGCGTCGGCGGGGTGTCGCGCCTGGTGCTGCCCGCGGGCGGACGTCCCCCGTCAGCCCACTGACCGGCGCACCGATTCGGCGACCGCGGCGAGTGCGGCGTCGTCGTGCACGGGTGGCGCCCACACCGGGTCGACGGGCAGATCGACCCAGCTGGTGCAGCCCCGGTACTGCGGGGTGCGCTCGATGCGCACCGGTTGCTCCAGCGCGCTGACCTGGACGACCAGCACGGTCAGGCGGTGTTTGGGGCGGAAGTCCAGCCGGTCGGCCTGTACCGAGTCGGCGGTCCAGATGTGCATCGGCTCGAGTTCGGCGATCGCCTCGGGACGGTTCACCTCAACGGCGGCAACCACTTTCGCTCCGGCGCGGAGCGTGAGCGCGTCATCGGTGCTGTCGGCGGCCGCCGGCTCGAGCAGGTCACGATGCTCGGGGCGCACCCGTTCGGCGTGGCTGTGGGCGACCGTCGGGAACAGGACGAACCTGTCGGCCTGAGCGTCTACGGGCACCCGGAACCGCTTCTCGCCGATACCGCCTTTGCGCAGCAGCACCGTCTGTCTGCCGTCGAGCATCGCGTGCACGGCGGCACTCCACTCCTTGAGCGCCGGAGTGCTCACGCGAGGTTGAGCCGCGCCCGGACCTCGGGCCGGCGCAGCGGCGGCACGCTCTTGGGCGGTTGGCGGCGCGGTGGCAGCTGGGACAGCAGCCGGGCGGTGGTCGCGGTGACCTCGGCGACGGCCGCCTCGAACGCTTCGGCGTTGGCCGCGGTGGGACGGGTGACGCCGCTGACCTTGCGGACGTACTGCCGGGCCGCGGCCTCGATCTCCTCGGCCGTCGCCGCCGGCTCGAGGCCCCGCAGCTCGGTGATGTTTCGGCACATGCCAGCCACGATAGGCGCGAACGCTAGCGTCTGACAGCATGAGCAACGCTGACACCGCCGACGTCCTCGCGATCGACACCACCGACCGGGTCCGCACGCTGACCTTGAATCGCCCGCAGGCCCGCAACGCGCTGTCCGCGGCGCTGCGTGCGGCGTTCTTCCGTGCGTTGCGCGACGCGGAGGCCGACGACGGAGTCGACGTGGTGATCGTGACCGGCGCCGACCCGGTGTTCTGCGCCGGGCTGGATCTCAAGGAGCTCGGTGACACCACCGAACTGCCGGACATCTCGCCGAAGTGGCCGTCGATGAGTAAACCGGTGATCGGCGCGATCAACGGCGCCGCGGTGACCGGTGGCCTGGAGATCGCGCTGTACTGCGACATCCTGATCGCCTCCGAGCGGGCCCGGTTCGCCGACACCCACGCCAGGGTGGGGCTGCTGCCGACCTGGGGATTGTCGGTGCGGCTGCCGCAGAAGGTCGGCGTCGGCATGGCCCGGCGGATGAGCCTGACCGGCGACTACCTGTCGGCGGCCGACGCGCTGAGGGCCGGCCTGGTCACCGAGGTCGTCCCGCATGCCGAGCTGATGCCGACGGCCCGGGCGGTCGCGGCGTCGATCGTCGGCAACAACCAGCGGGCGGTGCGCGCACTGCTGGAGTCCTACCACCGCATCGACGAATCCCAGACCGGCGGTGCGCTGTGGCTGGAGGCCGATGCGGCGCGGCGCTGGATGGCCTCGGCCACCGGTGACGACATCGCCGCGAGCCGCGCCTCGGTGTTCGAGCGGGGCCGCGAACAGGTGCGCTAGCCGGTCAGCGCCGGCGCCACGAGGTCGCGGTAGCGCTGCTTCATCACCTCGAGCACGGTGGAACCCTCTGTGGCCCAGACGGTTTCGTTGAAGATCTCAACCTCCACGTCGCCCGTGTAGCCGGCGTCGCGCACCAGCGCCGCGATCGCGCCGAAGTCGATGACGCCGTCGCCCATCATGCCGCGCGACACCAGCGGGTCCGGCGTCATCGGCACCAGCCAGTCGCAGATCTGGAACGCGCTGATGCGCCCCGCGGCGCCCGCGGCGGCAACGCTCTCCGCGAGGTTCGGGTCCCACCAGATGTGGAAGGTGTCCACGACGACGCCGACGCTCCGGGCGGGGTGCGGTGCGGCCAGGTCGAGGGCCTGGGCCAGGGTGGAGATGACCGCGCGGTCCGCGCAGAACATCGGGTGCAGCGGTTCCAGCGCCAGGCGGACGTCGCGTTCGGCCGCATACGGCACCAGGCGGGCGAGACGATCGGCCAGCCGGGCGCGCGCGCCCGGCAGGTCGCGGTCGGGGATGCCACCGGCGACGATCACCAGTTCCGGCGTACCCAGGGTGGCCGCCTCGTCGATGGCGCGACGGTTGTCGTCGAGCGCCGCCCCCTCGTCGTCGACGCCGGTGAGAAAACCACCGCGACACAGGCTGGACACCCGTAACCCGTTGTCGCGCACCATCTTCGCCGCCGCGTCGACGCCGGCCTCGGCGACCCGGTCCCGCCACAGCCCGATGGCGGGCAGTCCGGCCGCGGCGGTGGCCTCGACGGCCTCACGCAGCGTCCAGCCCTTGGTGGTCATCGTGTTCAGCGACAGCCGGGCGAACTGGCCGCTCATCACCCGACCCCGTTCACCGCGAGGAAGGTGCGCATCCGGTGGGCGGCCAGGTGCGGGTCGGTGAGCAGTCCCGCCCGGTCGGCCAGCGCGAACACCTCACACAGGTGAGCGACCGACCGCCCGGCCGCGAGACCGCCGACCATCGTGAACCCCGCCTGGTGGCCGTTGAGCCACGACAGGAACGCGATGCCGGTCTTGTAGTAGTACGTCGGCGCCGCGAAGATGTGCCTGCCCAGCGCCCGCGTGGATTCCAGAATCTCGCTGGCGCGGTCGGTCTCACCGAGGTCGAGGTGCTGCAGCGCGGTCGACGCGGCCGGGTAGATCGCCGCGAAGATGCCGAGCAGGGCGTCGGAGTGGTCCCTGCCCGGGAAGCCGTCGCCGACGATCAGCTCGGGATAGTTGAAGTCGTCGCCGGTGTAGAGACGCACTCCGGTCGGCAGCGCGCGACGCAGCGCCACCTCGTGGTCGGCGTCCAGCAGCGACACCTTGACCCCGTCGATCTTGTCGGCGTGGGTCGCGATCAGCTCCTGGAATGTGGCGGTGGCGCGGGCGATGTCGCGATCACCCCAGTAACCGCGCAGCGCGGGGTCGAACATCTCCCCCAGCCAGTGCAGGATCACCGGGCGGTCGGCCTCGGCGAGCAGCGTGCCGTACACCGACAGATAGTCCGCCGGCGTCGTGGCGGCGTTCGCCAGCGCCCGCGACGCCATCAGGATGACGTTGGCGCCGGCCTCGCGTACCACCTCGATCTGTTCGCGATAGGCGTCGGCGATGACGGCCAGCCCGCGCGCACCCGCGGGGACATCCGCCGGATCCAGCTGATCGGTGCCCGCGCCGCACGCCAGCAGACCGCCGACGGTGGCGGCCTCGCGGCCGCTGCGGCAGATCAGTTCGCGGGTCGCGGGCCAGTCCAGACCCATCCCCCGCTGCGCGGTGTCCATGGCGTCGGCCACTCCCAGACCGTACGACCACAGTTCATGGCGGTAGGCCAGGGTGGTGTCCCAGTCGAGGTCCGCGGGGGCGCCGGGGCTGGTGTCACCGAGCGGGCGGGGCACCACATGTGCTGCGGCGTAGGCGATTCGGGACTCGATCGGCCGCTGCGGCTTTCGCCATGGGCCCGGTTCACCCACCCGGTGAGTGCGCAGGTCACCGTCGACGGGCAGCAGCACGGTGGCGTCGGTCAAGGACCGGGAGGTGGTCACAGCGCGATCTCCGGCACCTCGAGGCGGCGGCCCTCGGCGGAGCTGCGCAGGCCGAGTTCGGCCAGCTGCACACCGCGCGCGGCCGACAGCAGGCCGAACCGGTGCGGCCGGCCGGCCACGACGTCGCGCAGATACTCCTCCCACTGCAGCTTGAACCCGTTGTCGAGGTCGGCGTTGGCCGGCACCTCCAGCCACTGGTCGCGGAACTTCTCGGTGACCGGAAGATCCGGGTTCCACACCGGCTTCGGCGTGTGCGCCCGCTGCTGGGCCACGCAGCGCCGAAGACCCGCGACCGCCGAGCCGTGCGTCCCGTCGATCTGGAATTCGACCAGTTCGTCGCGGTAGACCCGCACCGCCCACGACGAGTTGATCTGCGCGATGATGCCGCCTTCGATCTCGAAGATGCCGTAGGCCGCGTCATCGGCGGTCGCGTCATAAGGTCGGTGGGCTTCGTCCCACCGCGTCGGGATGTGGGTGACGGACCGCGCAGTGACCGCCTGCACGGGACCGAGCAGCGCCTCCATCACGTAGTTCCAGTGGCAGAACATGTCGACGGTGATCCCGCCGCCGTCCTCGGCGCGGTAGTTCCAGCTCGGCCGCTGCGCGGGCTGCGAGTCACCCTCGAACACCCAGTAGCCGAACTCCCCGCGCATCGACAGGATCCGGCCGAAGAAGCCCTCGTCGACCAGGCGCCGCAGCTTCACCAGCCCCGGCAGGTACAGCTTGTCGTGCACCACGCCCGCCACGATCCCGGCGTTGTCCGCCATGCGCGCCAACTCGACCGCCTCGCCGAGGGTTTCGGCGGTGGGCTTCTCGGTGTAGACGTGCTTGCCCGCCTTGATCGCCGAGGAGAGGGCCTCGACGCGGCGCGATGTCACCTGGGCATCGAAGTACACGTCGACGGTGGGGTCCGCGATCACCGAGGCGGTGTCGGTCGTCCAGTGCTCGACGCCGTGCTCGGCGGCGAGGTCGGCCAGCTTGTCCGCGTTGCGGCCGACCAGGATCGGTTCGACGGCCACGCGGGTGCCGTCCTCGAGCACCAGGCCGGTGTCGCGCAGCGGCAGGATCGACCGGACCAGGTGCTGGCGGTAGCCCATCCGCCCGGTCACGCCGTTCATGGCGATGCGCAGGATACGGCGGCCGGAGGGACCTGAAGAAGCCATCGGGATTCCTTGTCTGTGGGCCGGCTGCCGTGGCGCCGGCGCGTGCTGTCGAGGATCGGCACCGTTCGGAAGGCGCTCGGGGCCTCACGCGGTGTCAGCACTTCGGAATGCGCTTTCCACGGTAAGCTGGGACACACCGTCCGGTCAACACCGGCCAACCGGGGCCGTCGGCGCGGACAGAGAAGAGAGACGGCGATGGTTGCGGTGAGACTGCAGGACGTGGCCGCCCGGGCAGGCGTGTCCCAGGCGACGGCCTCGCGTGTGCTCAACGGATCGGCCCGGGTCCCCGGCGAGGGTGTCGCCGACCGGGTCCGCGCCGCCGCACGCGAACTCGGTTACGTCCCGAACGCGCAGGCACAGGCGCTGGCGCGGGCGTCGACCGGCTTGCTGGGCCTGGTCGTCCACGACATCGCCGACCCCTACTTCTCCTCGATCGCCCGCGGTGTGCAGGCCGCGGCGCGCACCGCGCGCAAACACATGCTGTTGGCCAGCACCGACCGGGACTTCGACATCGAACGGGAAGCGGTCAGCACGTTCATCGCCCACCGGGCGGACGCGATCGTGCTGGCCGGTTCTCGGCAGAGCGGCGACCTGGACCTCGACCTGGAGGCGGAGTTCGCCCGCTACCGAGACAACGGCGGCCGCGTCGTCGTGATCGGACAGCCCCTGGCCTGCGGCGGCGCGGTGGAGCCCGAGAACCATTCGGGCGCAGCGAATCTCGCCGATGCGCTGGTGGCGGCGGGCCATACCCAGTTCGCGGTGGTCGGTGGCCCCGGCAGCATTCGCACCGCGGTCGACCGGCGCAACGGGTTCGTCGAAGCGCTCGGCAGACGGGGGCTGACCCCGCTGGTCGAGGTGTCAGGGGACTTCACCCGGGACGGCGGGTATTCCGCCGCCCGCCGCCTCGCCGGCGCCCTCGAACTGCGTGCGGACACCGGTACGACACCGGTGTGCGTCTTCGCGGTCACCGACGTCATGGCCATCGGCGCCATCGCGGCATGGCGAGAACTGGGTCTGTCGGTGCCCCGCGACGTCTGCGTCGCCGGATTCGACGACATCCCGACCCTGCGCGATCACACACCGAGCCTGTCCACGGTGGCGCTGCCGCTCGAGCACATCGGCGCGCGGGCGGTCGAGCTGGCGCTCTGCCGCGACTTCGGGCCCGATGACCTGCGGGAATCCGTTCCAGGCAGCGTCGTGCTCCGCGACAGCACCCGCCTGCCCTGACTGCGTCGACGCCGGGCAGGATGCGACAGGCGGCACCCGTACGTTGACAGTGTGCGCTGGGTCACTTACAGTCGGAACCGCTTCGGAAAGCGCATTCCCAGTCGGGACACTCGAACCCGAGCCACTGCGAACTTAGGACACTCCATGGCGGTAACGGCATCAGCCGGCGTGCGCCCCACCGGGGACAACGATTCACCACCGGGCTCCCCACGGCGACCGGCGCTGCGGCGCCCGAGCTTCAACCTCCGCCGTACGGCCGCGAGCCTGTGGCGCCCGGTGGCGCTCGTCCTCGCGCTGTTGGCCGGCTGGTATGCCGTCACCGCGGCCGAGCTGGTCGCGCCCTACATCCTGCCGTCACCGGGCGACACGTGGCGCACGGCGCAGGAGAATGCCGCCTACCTCGCACAGAACACGTGGGTGACCACCTGGGAGACGGTCATCGGTTTCGTGATCGCCGCGGTGGTGGGCGAGTTCGTCGCGGTGATGATGATCTACTCGGCGAGCCTGGAGAAGACGGTGTACCCGCTGATCCTCTTCGCCCAGGTGGTGCCGAAGATCGCGATCGCCCCGCTGTTCGTGGTGTGGCTCGGCTTCGGCCCGTCCCCCAAGATCCTGGTGGCGGTGCTGATGGCGTTCTTCCCGATCGTCATCTCCGGCCTCGCCGGGCTGCGCTCGGTGGACCCCGAGATCCTCGAACTCACCTCCACCATGGGCGCGAGCCGGTTCAAGACCTTCATGAAGATCCGGTTCCCCGCGTCGTTGCCCCAGCTGATGTCGGGCCTGAAGGTGGCGGCCACGCTCGCGGTCACCGGTGCGGTGGTCGGCGAATTCGTCGGCGCCAACGAGGGTCTGGGCTACGTCATCCTGCAGGCAAACGGAAACGTCGACACCGCAATGCTTTTCGCTGCCCTGATCATCATGTCGGCGCTGGGCATCGTGTTGTTCGCAATCATCGAGATCGCCGAGAAGCTGCTCATCCCGTGGCATTCGTCGCGCCGCGTCGTCAACTCCGCCAGCACCGCCGTCTGACCGTCACTCAACCCGCGAATTTTCGATGAGGAGATAGACCATGACATCTTTCCGCCGCCGCGCCACCGTCGCGGCCGCCGCCACCACCGCCGCCCTGACCCTCGCCGCCTGCGGCGGTGGCGGGGGCAGCGAGAACACGCCCGCCGCGGACGGTGCGGCCGACTCCGCCACCCTGATGCTCAACTGGTATCCGTACGGCGAGCACGCACCGTTCTACTACGGCGTGCAGGAGGGGATCTTCGACAAGCACGGCATCGACCTGCAGATCGACGCCGGCCAGGGCTCCACCAAGACCGTGCAGGCCGTCGGATCGAAGCAGGTCGACTTCGGCTGGGCGGACACCCCGGCGGTACTGAGCAACATCGACAAGGGCGTGGAGGTCCGCAGCACCGGCGTGTTCCTGCAGACCACCCCGTCGGCCGTGCAGGTGTTCGCCGACTCCGGGATCAACACTCCCCAGGATCTCGCCGGCCGCACCATCGCCGTGTCCGCCGGTGACGCACCCACCACCACCTTCCCGATCTACCTCGACAAGGTCGGCGTCGCACAGGATCAGGTGACCCAGCAGAGCCTCGACGCAGCGGGCAAGATGGCCGCGATGATGTCGGGCCGCGTCGACGGGCTGATCGGCTTCGCCCACGACCAGGGGCCCACGATCGCCAACAAGAGCGGCCGAGAGGTGCGCTACCTCAAGTACTCCGATGCCGGGCTGAACTTCTACAGCAACGGGCTGATCGCCAACGAGTCGACGATCTCCGACAATCCCGAGCTGGTGCAGAACATGGTCGACGCCACCAGTGAGGCGTTCGCCGCCGCCACCGAGAACCCGGAGGCCGCGGTCGACGCGATGGCGGGCAAGGATCCGCAGATGCCGCCGCGCGAGGTGCTGCTGCAGCAGTGGCAGCAGACCATCCCGCTGCTGAGCACCGCGGCCACCGCCGGTCAGGCGCCGGGCAGCAACGCGAAGGAAGACTGGACCACCACCATCGCGACCCTCACCGATGCCGGATTGCTCGAGACCGCGAAAGACCCGGCGGAATACTGGGATTCGTCATTCGCGCCCCAGGCCGGGCAGTAGGAGATGCCGACGATGTCGACCGCGACGATGACCGCACCCAGGACCACCGTGACCGAAGACGCCATCACGATCGAGAACCTCACCGTGACGTTCTCGTCCAAACGCGGGACCGTGACCGCACTCGACGACATCCACCTGCGCGTGGCCGACGGCGAGTTCGTCTCGATCGCAGGCCCGTCGGGTTGCGGCAAGTCCACGCTGCTGAAGGTGGTCGCCGGACTGACCGACTCGACTTCGGGCGAGGTGCGGCTGCGCGGCAAGTCCGTCCGCGGACCGCAGCGCGAGATCGGCTACGTGTTCCAGCGTGCCGCGTTGCTCGAGTGGCGTTCGGTGCGCCGCAACATCCTGCTGCAGGCCGAGATGCGTGGCATGTCCCGCCAGGCCGCCGCACGGCGCTGCGACCACCTCATCGAGATGACCGGACTCACCGGGTTCGAGAACGCGCTGCCGCACGAGCTGTCCGGCGGTATGCAGCAACGTGTTTCGCTGTGCCGGGCGCTGCTGCACGAACCGGGCGTGCTGCTCATGGACGAACCGTTCGGCGCGCTGGACGCGTTGACCCGCGAGAAGATGAACGTCGAACTGCACCGCATCTGGCGCGAGACCGGCACGACGGTGGTGCTGGTGACGCACTCCGTCGCCGAGGCCGTGTACCTCGCCAACCGGGTGGTGGTGATGAGCCCGCGCCCCGGCCGCATCGTCGAGACGCTCGACGTCGACCTGCCCGCCGAGCGGAACTACGCCGAGACCATGGAGCGCCCGGAGTTCATCCGCGTCGCCAATCGGGTGCGCGACCTGCTGGGCAGTTCCACCGCAGCCGACTGATCCCCGCGAGCGTGCGCGGCGGTCAGGGGCCGTGTTCGGCGGCGAGCTCCTCGACGCTCATGCCGTCGACGAGACGGTCCAGCGCGCCGGTCATCGTCGGGCACTCTCGGGCGGGGTGGTCGGTCGGACACTCCAGCGCAGTGGTGAGGAACCGCTGGGCACCCCGGGCCCTGGCGATCACCCGGTCCAGCTCGGCGATCTGCTCGCGGACCGTCTGCCGCCACTGTTCACTCGGCGCGTCGAGCACCGCCACGGCGGTGTCGAGCGGCAGATCCAGCCCGTGCACGATCTTGAGCAACGCCAGCCTGCGCAGCTCGTCGGGCCCGTACATCCGCCGCCCCGACCGCCGGCCCTGGGGGTGCACCAGACCGCGCTCGTCGTAGTAGCGCAACGCCGACGTCGTCATTCCCAGCCGGGCGGCCGCCTCGCCGATCGGAATCGCCTCCATGCGGCCATTTGACTTCAACCGGACTTGAACCGGCAAGGTCGTTTCATGACCGAACCCGCCACCGTGGTCAACCACCATGCCGGCCAGCGGGGCTTCGCCGGGCCCACCGGCGTGCTGTCCGCCGTCCTGTTCCTGCTCACCGGACGCGGCAACGCCCGCCTCGCCGCCGACCTCGCCGCGGTGTCGGCGAACGACCGTGTCGTCGACGTCGGGTGTGGGCCCGGGACCGCCGCCCGGGTCGCGGCCCGCCGCGGCGCCCGGGTCACCGGTATCGACCCGTCGGACGCCATGTTGCGGGTGGCGCGGGCGGTGACCCGCCGCCGCACCGCGGTGACGTGGGTGCGCGCCGGCGCCGAGGCGCTGCCCGTGCCCGACGGGTCCGCGACGGTCGTCTGGGCGCTGGCCACGGTGCACCACTGGCCCGATGTCGGCACGGCGCTGACCGAGATCCACCGCGTGCTGGCCGCCGGCGGGCAGCTGCTCGTCCTGGAGCGTCAGGTCCAGCCCGGCGCCACCGGACTCGCCAGCCACGGCTGGACTGCGCAGCAGGCGGAAACGTTTGCCGCACTGTGCAGTTCCGCCGGCTTGACCGATGTGCGCGTGACCGCACACGTGCGCCGGCGCCGTGCCGCCTGGACCGTGCGCGCCGTCCGGCCGTCAGCCCCGTGACGTGCCCGGGACCAGCCACCGCCCCGACAGCGCCCGCCAGCCGACGAACACCAGACGCAGCACCATGAACGTGGTCAGCCCCGCCCAGATCCCGACGAGCCCCCAGCCGAACGCGAGCGCCAGCCAAATCAGCGGCAGGAAGCCGACCAGCGCGCTGATCAGCGTCGCGTTGCGCATGAACGTCGCGTCTCCGGCGCCCAGCAGGACGCCGTCGAGCGCGAACACCACCCCGGCGACCGGTAACTGTGCGACCAGGAACCACCACGGCACCCCGATCTCGTCGAGCACCGAACGGTCGTCGGTGAACACGCCGGGCAGCACCGAGGCCCCGAGGGCGAACACCAGTGCCAACAGCGCGGCGGCCACCGTCGAGAAGACCGTCACCCGCCACGCCACCGACTTCGCGTGCGGCAGGTGTCCGGCTCCCAGCGCCGCCCCGACCAGCGACTGCGCCGCGATCGCCAGCGAATCCAGCACGAGGGCAAGGAAACTCCACAGCTGCAGCACGACCTGGTGGGCGGCGACGGCGGCCGCGCCGAAGCGTGCGGCCACCGCACCGGCCGAGACGAAGCAGGCCTGGAACGCCACCGTGCGCAGCACCAGGTCGCGCCCCATCACCACCTGGGCGCGCAGCACCGACGGCTGTAGGCGCAGCGGTACGCGTTCCACGATCAGCGCCCGGCAGAACAGCACGGCGGCCAGCCACTGCCCGACGAGGTTGGCCACCGCCGACCCGGCCAGACCCAGTCGCGGTGCCCCGAGCAGTCCGTAGACCAGCAGCGGGCACAGCACCGCCGACACCGCGAATCCGAAGACCACGTAGCGCAGCGGCCGCACCGTGTCCTGCACGCCGCGCATCCACCCGTTGCCCGCCGCGGCGATCAGGATCGCCGGTACGGCCAGGCTGGCGATGCGCACCCACGGCAGCGCGGCGTCGGCGATCTCGGCGGATCCTGCCAGCGCCGAGACCAGCGGCACCGCGCACACCTGGACCGCGGCGACGATCGTCGTGCCGATGCCCAGCGCCAGCCACGTGGCCTGTACGCCCTCGGCCACGGCGGCGGTGCGGTCGCCTGCGCCGTAGAAGCGGGCCGCCCGCGCCGTCGTGCCGTAGGACAGGAAGGTCAGCTGCGCGCTGAGCACACCCATGACCAGCGCGCCGATAGCCAGACCGGCGAGGCTGAGCGCCCCGAGCCGGCCCACGACGGCAAGGTCGAACAGCAGGTAAACGGGTTCGGCGGCGAGCACGCCGAGCGCCGGGAAGGCGAGCGCCGCGATGCGCCGGCCGGTCGCCGGTTCGACGGGCGCAGCGCCGTCGCGCTCAGCCAAGGGCCGCGCGCAGGGCCGCCACCACGTCCTCGGCCGGTCCGCTGGCGGAGTACCCCGCCGCGAGGCGGTGCCCACCGCCGCCGAACGCACCGGCCACCGACGTCAAGTCGATCGACTTGGCGCGCATCGACACCGACCACTGCTGCGGTTGGAGTTCCTTGAACACCGCCGCGACCTCGGCCTGCTGCGTGGTGCGCACGATGTCGACGATGCTCTCGACCTCTTCGGGGCGCGCGTCGGCCAGTTCCTCGTGGGCCACCACCGCGTACACCAGGCCGCGACCGTCCACGGCGTCGGCGATGAGCCGGGCCGAGGCCAGCACACGCGACAGCATCGGCAGCCACGCGAACGGGTGGGTGTCGAGCAGCGTCCGGCTGATCTGCGCGTTGTCCACGCCGAGGTCGACCAGCCGGGCGGCCAGCCGGTGGGCGCGGGCGCTGGCCCAGCGGAACGATCCGGTGTCGGTGGTCAGTCCGGCGTACAGGCAGTGGGCGACGCCTTGGTCGATCGGCTTGTTCCACGCGTCGAGCAGTTCGGCGATGAGCATCGTGGTGGAGTCGGCGGACGGGTCGACGTAGTTGGCGGTGCCGAACAACTCGTTGGACGCATGGTGGTCGATCACCAGCACCCGCCGCCCGGCCGTGGCCAGCTCACGCAACGCGCCGAGCCGGTTGAGGCTCGGAATGTCCACGGTGACAACCAGGTCGGCGTCGTCGCGCATCGCCTCCGGCGTCACCAGCAGGTGGCCGCCGGGCAGCG comes from the Mycolicibacterium litorale genome and includes:
- a CDS encoding ABC transporter ATP-binding protein, whose translation is MSTATMTAPRTTVTEDAITIENLTVTFSSKRGTVTALDDIHLRVADGEFVSIAGPSGCGKSTLLKVVAGLTDSTSGEVRLRGKSVRGPQREIGYVFQRAALLEWRSVRRNILLQAEMRGMSRQAAARRCDHLIEMTGLTGFENALPHELSGGMQQRVSLCRALLHEPGVLLMDEPFGALDALTREKMNVELHRIWRETGTTVVLVTHSVAEAVYLANRVVVMSPRPGRIVETLDVDLPAERNYAETMERPEFIRVANRVRDLLGSSTAAD
- a CDS encoding MerR family transcriptional regulator, which encodes MEAIPIGEAAARLGMTTSALRYYDERGLVHPQGRRSGRRMYGPDELRRLALLKIVHGLDLPLDTAVAVLDAPSEQWRQTVREQIAELDRVIARARGAQRFLTTALECPTDHPARECPTMTGALDRLVDGMSVEELAAEHGP
- a CDS encoding class I SAM-dependent methyltransferase, which translates into the protein MTEPATVVNHHAGQRGFAGPTGVLSAVLFLLTGRGNARLAADLAAVSANDRVVDVGCGPGTAARVAARRGARVTGIDPSDAMLRVARAVTRRRTAVTWVRAGAEALPVPDGSATVVWALATVHHWPDVGTALTEIHRVLAAGGQLLVLERQVQPGATGLASHGWTAQQAETFAALCSSAGLTDVRVTAHVRRRRAAWTVRAVRPSAP
- a CDS encoding MATE family efflux transporter, translating into MAERDGAAPVEPATGRRIAALAFPALGVLAAEPVYLLFDLAVVGRLGALSLAGLAIGALVMGVLSAQLTFLSYGTTARAARFYGAGDRTAAVAEGVQATWLALGIGTTIVAAVQVCAVPLVSALAGSAEIADAALPWVRIASLAVPAILIAAAGNGWMRGVQDTVRPLRYVVFGFAVSAVLCPLLVYGLLGAPRLGLAGSAVANLVGQWLAAVLFCRALIVERVPLRLQPSVLRAQVVMGRDLVLRTVAFQACFVSAGAVAARFGAAAVAAHQVVLQLWSFLALVLDSLAIAAQSLVGAALGAGHLPHAKSVAWRVTVFSTVAAALLALVFALGASVLPGVFTDDRSVLDEIGVPWWFLVAQLPVAGVVFALDGVLLGAGDATFMRNATLISALVGFLPLIWLALAFGWGLVGIWAGLTTFMVLRLVFVGWRALSGRWLVPGTSRG
- a CDS encoding DHH family phosphoesterase encodes the protein MTAIDKTTEVPAGARVDAYRAADMLAAAATVSVICHVYPDADTIGAGLALALVLDHAGKGVEVSFAAPADLPESLQSLPGGHLLVTPEAMRDDADLVVTVDIPSLNRLGALRELATAGRRVLVIDHHASNELFGTANYVDPSADSTTMLIAELLDAWNKPIDQGVAHCLYAGLTTDTGSFRWASARAHRLAARLVDLGVDNAQISRTLLDTHPFAWLPMLSRVLASARLIADAVDGRGLVYAVVAHEELADARPEEVESIVDIVRTTQQAEVAAVFKELQPQQWSVSMRAKSIDLTSVAGAFGGGGHRLAAGYSASGPAEDVVAALRAALG